One window of Pyrus communis chromosome 12, drPyrComm1.1, whole genome shotgun sequence genomic DNA carries:
- the LOC137711208 gene encoding pentatricopeptide repeat-containing protein At1g32415, mitochondrial, whose amino-acid sequence MRASFYKPFRFDLSETLIRVGSSNFYCRCYKTQISFSRTHSAKLTPDDSQLLHCLSQSRCQDARKLLEKLPERSSHGRVVHWTCLLTKYSRSGWVDEARMLFDIMPEKNIVSYNAMLSAYVQSGRLNEGWRFFYEMPERNVVSWTSMLCGFADAGRIDEARQLFDAMPERNVVSWNSMIAGLIKNGDLEGAGQVFDQMPTKNVVSWNAMISGYAENCRMDEARVLFDEMLDRNVITWTSMISGYCRSGHVDEGYSLFQKMPERNVVSWTAMIGGFAWNGFYKEALSLFLELKGNYDTKPNGETFISLVYACAGIGWPHLGKQLHAQLIVDGWDHDDYDGRLSKSLIHMYSAYGIMDSACFLFIKNSSNCTAQSCNSMINGYIQIGQLEQAQICFDNAPIRDKISWTSMITGYFSVGQVSKACNMFQIMPDKDAIAWTVMISGHIQNELFAEATNLFSEMRSGVLPLSSTYSVLLGAAGAMAYLDSGKQFHSLLIKTQYEFDLFINNALISMYAKCGELDDAYCTFSNMCFRDLISWNSMIMGFSDHGQANETLKIFGAMVKSTIRPNSVTFLGILSACSHAGLVQRGWDFFHAMSNVYAIQPALEHYICMINLLGRSGKVKEAGEFVSRLPFKPDRTVWGALLGICGFGETNADVARYAAKNLLELDPLNAPAHVVLCNIYAANGQHIEERQLRREMGFKGVRKVPGCSWILVQGKVNVFLSGDKLHPEVDEMLSLVFGTISES is encoded by the coding sequence ATGCGCGCCTCATTTTATAAACCCTTCCGTTTTGACCTCTCAGAAACCTTAATCAGAGTTGGCTCCAGCAATTTTTATTGCCGATGTTATAAAACCCAGATTTCATTTTCGAGAACCCATTCTGCTAAACTCACCCCCGACGATTCTCAGCTTCTACACTGTCTTTCTCAAAGTCGGTGTCAAGACGCACGTAAGCTGCTTGAGAAATTGCCTGAGAGAAGCAGCCATGGCCGCGTTGTTCACTGGACTTGTTTGCTCACGAAATACTCGAGGAGTGGCTGGGTCGATGAGGCACGGATGCTCTTTGATATCATGCCTGAGAAGAACATTGTTTCTTACAATGCAATGTTGTCTGCGTATGTGCAATCTGGGAGGTTGAATGAGGGCTGGCGATTCTTTTATGAGATGCCAGAGAGAAATGTTGTTTCCTGGACTTCAATGCTCTGTGGGTTTGCGGATGCGGGGAGGATTGACGAGGCGAGGCAGTTGTTTGACGCGATGCCAGAGAggaatgttgtttcttggaaTTCGATGATTGCTGGGTTGATTAAGAATGGGGATTTGGAGGGAGCAGGGCAGGTTTTTGACCAAATGCCGACgaagaatgttgtttcttggaaTGCTATGATTTCTGGGTATGCTGAGAATTGTAGAATGGACGAAGCAAGAGTTTTGTTTGATGAGATGCTCGATAGGAATGTGATTACTTGGACTAGCATGATATCCGGTTACTGTCGGTCTGGCCATGTGGATGAGGGATACTCTTTGTTTCAAAAAATGCCTGAGAggaatgttgtttcttggacAGCCATGATTGGCGGCTTTGCTTGGAATGGCTTCTATAAAGAAGCTCTGTCGCTATTTCTTGAACTTAAGGGGAACTACGACACAAAACCAAACGGAGAGACCTTCATATCGCTTGTTTATGCTTGTGCGGGTATTGGTTGGCCTCATCTTGGCAAGCAACTACATGCTCAGTTGATTGTCGATGGTTGGGACCATGATGATTATGATGGCAGATTATCAAAGAGCCTCATTCACATGTACTCGGCCTATGGTATCATGGATTCCGCGTGCTTTCTTTTCATCAAGAACTCAAGTAACTGTACTGCGCAGTCTTGTAATTCTATGATTAACGGTTACATACAGATTGGGCAGCTAGAACAGGCACAAATTTGCTTTGACAATGCACCCATCCGAGACAAGATCTCTTGGACGTCTATGATAACTGGGTATTTTAGCGTTGGACAAGTATCAAAGGCTTGTAATATGTTTCAAATCATGCCAGATAAGGATGCAATTGCATGGACAGTGATGATTTCGGGGCACATCCAAAATGAGCTTTTTGCTGAAGCTACCAATTTGTTTTCAGAAATGAGGTCAGGTGTTTTGCCTCTCAGTTCAACATATTCAGTTCTTCTTGGAGCTGCAGGTGCAATGGCATATCTTGATTCTGGGAAACAGTTCCACAGCCTGCTGATCAAAACACAGTACGAATTTGACTTGTTTATTAACAACGCACTGATTTCCATGTATGCCAAATGTGGGGAGCTAGATGATGCTTACTGTACATTCTCAAACATGTGTTTCCGGGATTTGATTTCTTGGAATTCCATGATTATGGGGTTTTCAGACCACGGACAGGCAAATGAGACTCTGAAGATCTTTGGAGCCATGGTCAAATCTACAATCCGACCAAATTCGGTCACTTTTTTGGGCATCCTATCAGCATGTAGCCATGCAGGGCTTGTCCAGAGAGGGTGGGATTTTTTCCATGCCATGAGCAATGTTTATGCAATTCAACCAGCTTTGGAGCATTACATTTGTATGATTAATCTTCTGGGAAGATCTGGGAAAGTAAAAGAAGCAGGAGAATTTGTTTCAAGGCTTCCCTTCAAACCAGATCGCACTGTTTGGGGTGCATTGCTTGGTATATGCGGATTTGGTGAAACGAATGCTGATGTTGCTAGATATGCAGCCAAAAATCTCCTAGAGCTGGATCCTTTAAATGCACCAGCCCATGTGGTGCTTTGCAACATATATGCAGCAAATGGTCAGCATATTGAGGAAAGACAGCTGAGAAGGGAGATGGGATTCAAAGGAGTGAGAAAGGTTCCTGGATGCAGTTGGATTCTGGTGCAAGGGAAAGTTAATGTATTCCTCTCAGGCGATAAACTCCATCCCGAAGTGGATGAGATGCTATCCCTTGTATTTGGCACTATTAGTGAGTCATAA
- the LOC137711209 gene encoding expansin-like B1 — MAFSLGSQVLSLLIVLLLLQSPSEAATCSDCFIHSRATYYPNSEAQGTDSGACGFGSFGATLNGGDVSAASDLYRSGLGCGACYQVRCTNSAYCSDKGVTVVITDQGSSDGTDFIMSKQAFGRMAQSTEAAASLLSLGIIDIEYRRVSCSYPNKNIIIKIDEHSNNPYYLAFVIWYQQGKKDITAVQLCETTNFVCVVLDRSIGAIWTTTSAPSGPLQIRMLFSDDDDETWVVPPNTIPQDWKVGQTYDTGVQVN, encoded by the exons ATGGCTTTCTCTCTTGGGTCTCAAGTACTCTCCCTTCTCATTGTTTTGCTTTTACTGCAATCTCCGAGCGAGGCCGCAACGTGCAGTGACTGCTTCATTCACTCTCGAGCAACTTATTATCCGAATTCTGAAGCACAAGGAACAGACA GTGGTGCATGTGGATTTGGTTCATTTGGAGCAACACTCAATGGCGGGGATGTCTCAGCTGCCTCTGACCTCTATCGCAGTGGCCTCGGATGTGGAGCTTGTTACCAG GTGAGGTGCACCAATAGTGCCTATTGCTCAGACAAAGGAGTAACTGTAGTTATAACTGACCAAGGCTCGAGTGATGGCACAGACTTCATCATGAGTAAGCAAGCGTTCGGCCGGATGGCTCAAAGCACTGAAGCAGCTGCTTCTCTGCTGTCACTTGGTATCATTGATATTGAGTACAGACG TGTTTCATGCAGCTAtccaaacaaaaatattataatcAAGATCGATGAGCACAGCAACAATCCTTATTATTTGGCTTTTGTAATATGGTACCAGCAAGGGAAGAAAGATATCACCGCTGTCCAGCTGTGtgag ACAACAAACTTTGTATGCGTAGTACTGGACAGGAGTATTGGAGCAATTTGGACAACAACTTCAGCACCAAGTGGACCCTTGCAAATAAGAATGTTATTCAGCGATGATGATGACGAGACTTGGGTTGTTCCTCCGAACACTATACCACAAGACTGGAAAGTTGGACAAACATATGACACTGGAGTTCAAGTTAACTGA